The Aspergillus nidulans FGSC A4 chromosome VII nucleotide sequence ATATGTGCTGGCTAGAGGAGCAACTAACCAAAAAGGTCTGCGGCTCCTACGTCCACCATCGTCTCAAAATATAGGACTGGCCGAGACTAACGATTTCGATAGTCAACGCGAGTGATGGCGACGCCTAATGAACTCGAGGAAGACAGGCACGAACTCAGGCAGCTAGGGGATAATATCACGGACCTTCGCGTGGTTCTCCAGACGAAGGTGCTAACCATTAGACGACTGAAGAAGGACTATCAAAGGTACTGTTCAATACGCTGCAAGGACTCACGCAACTGCAAGTGTGGGCAGATAATCCAAGAATTTGAGGAGTACGTAGATGAGGCCCAGATGTACTTGGAGCGAGCAGCCGTACTCCAGGACAGAGTTCAGTCTGTCCAGAACTTAGTAAGACAAGCTCTCTGTAGTCCGGAGGATACTAACCACTGTGTCAGCTGTCTGATCTACTGGGATACGAGGAGCTGCGAACGCTGAGAGAGCTCATGGTACGTTGTTACTGCTCCTTTCCCTGTTATACTTTTCTTTatatgttcttcttcttggaaTTTTTCttggtttttttttatcattATTGCTGCGGAAAGTCTACCCTAACAGGCTATTGTAAACCAGGCACACACAGTCCAGGGATCCACGGCCATGGAGCAAGTGGCAGTCATCGGGCTGGTCTTCATACCGGCAACGCTGGTGGAGGTAGGCCTTTCTATGCCTGTCCGGGAACTATCGCTAATCAGATCCAGAATTTTTTTTCTACCGAATTCGTCAAAAATGATAGTGATGGTCTAAGGGTGTCCGGGCAAGTGTGGATTAtggtggctgtggctgtgccaATGACTGTATGTGTGCTTGTATtttggcggctttggctGCGGTATGAGTTCTTTCGCCTCCGACCTCTCAGGCTTGCCAGGCGGAGCCTGAAGGCCCTCGTCAAGGCCAAAAGATCGAAGGATGAAGACCCGGGGATGAAGGTCTGATGCAGTATCTCCACTGTTGTGGGGGAGAGAAGCCTTGAGCCCATGAGCTTTGCCCAATTTGGAATGAAAAATATTCTGACGGCTCCCCTTTTTGGCCCTAAGCTTAGTCTAGTCGGTTCTAATCAGTACCTTCCATGAGACGGAGTGGCTAGGTCGATAAAGTACGAGAAGCAGGAACATGACGAGCACCGGCATACGTCGTCTCCGCGCGACGAATCATCACTGACgcgctccatctcctccccTCATAGACCGTGAGCATGACTCCTGCATTAtgcttttccttttctgacACTGGCTCGCTTATCTGCCTTGTACACCTACAGTAGTcaatcttggtcttcttAGCCTTACCTCTTCACACTTTGCAAGGCACCCTTCTCTTCACTGCCACTTTCCTCCCATACACCCCCCCTTCCCTGATCCGTTGAGACATGCCCGTCACTATAAAAATGTTGTTCCTGCTTGTCTCACGCAATACCGTCTCTGATTCATTGATGCCGTGATGGACATGTTTCTAAATTATCTTGCACAGGTAGCCTACCTGTGCTTCCACCTCCTCGGCGCAGCTTCCAGGCTGGTCTTCCAGCCGCGTCCTGCTGATTATGTGCGACATCTAGCTGATCAACCTTCAAATGACCGCCCTTCTCGTTCTACGCTACATAACGAGGAATTGATCGGATCCCGTGCGGACGGCGCCCTGCAGAGGCTGCAAGAAGGACTTAAGGCCTACCGCTTGACGGCATCGATCGAAGCACCGCAGAAGTTTATCCCCAGATCGCACCTCCAACGCCTGGTTAGAGAGAGTGTTCAAGAAATTCTCCGCGAGCAGTCAATTGTGGAAGACAAAAAAATTCCGTTATTTAGCCAGCTGATCTCCGAAGAGGCAACCCAGCTCTTTGCCACTCTGGTCGATGTGAAGAAAGAGCACCATATAATCGACTTTTTGGAGGAGGGTATAAGAGACAAAAGCCTGCCCTTTGTGCGAACCCGAAAGCTCCGCAGATTAGGCTCTGGCCTCCTCACTAGGCAGAAAAAGCCGATTCAAACAATAAACGACTGGGATTGGCAGTCTATCGAGGCCCTGGAGAACAAACAATACCGCGTCTTGAGCCCCGTCTTCCGAAGTGGAGCACACTACGAGCTAGATAATTTGCACATCCTTCCCTTCATTGAACAGGAAACAGAGGTCGAGAATGTACCTATGGAAGCAGGGGGATATGGGGAAGTGTCGAGAGAGTGTATCCACCCGGACCACCATGAGTTCCAAACCTCGCCCGCGCGGGATGTGAGTCATACCTCACTGTGTCACCGTTGATACTGCAGTTATTGATCTATACTTGCAATTCAGGGTCTCGTTGTAGCTGTCAAGCGTGTGTTCCGCAAAGCCGATTTCGGGCTCGAAAGAAAGGTCTACCTAGACCTGGGCCCAATtcgccatcctcatcttATCGAGCTCTTATTCACTTTTCGAAAAAAGGATAAATACCAACTTGTGTTTCCCTGGGCTGATGGAAATTTGAAGGACTACTGGGAAAGAAGCCCAGTCCCTGAGTTTACCAGGGACCTCCTCCTGTGGTCGCTGGAGCAGATGGCCGGAATGGCAAGTGGATTGGCCTGCTTCCACGAATTCACAAATCCGGCACACGGACATACTCGGTTTGGACGtcatggagatatcaaagCACAAAATATTTTATGGTTTCACGCTGAAAATGTGCTCAAGATCGCCGACTTAGGGGTAGCCAATGTGCGTGGCAGGGACTCCCGGTCTAACATCCCCCCCAGCACTGTGGCTGACTCGCCAACCTACTCGCCGCCAGATATCCAACGGCAACAACACATCTCTCGCAAGTGGGATATCTGGAGTCTTGGATGTTTATACCTGGAGTACATCACCTACCTCGTTCTCGGATGCCCAGCCATTCTTAGGTTCTCAAGCCTGCGCCGTGAGCCCAGCAGTCAATATCCAGAACTGTTCACTGACGAGTTTTATGCTACCGACTATGAATCCGTAAAGCCGTCTGTCAATGATTGGgttgcccagctccagcagaacTCACGCTGCTCATGTGTACTGCATgacctcctcaacctcatcatgACGGAGATGATCGTCATCGATTCCCCAACGCTCGAAGTACCTCACTCGGGATGTACAAGAAAATAAATGAAATCTTGAGCCATGCCAAAGAGAACGAGGAGTATGTCCTGAAGCCAAAGCTTAAGGCCCAAAACTTACCTAACTCTGCTactcgtcttcgtcttgtTCACTTCGACAGCATGCAAGCTTCGCGACCCTTGGGACCCCAGAGCATTCTACTAGGACCGCAGAAGAGGTCTACTTGGCACCCCTGAGATTTTTCATTGCATGAAGCAATCATCAACTATCGATGATTGTCCGGTCTCTTTGCCTTCAGTGCATCACCGTGCTACTTACGACTAACCTTTGGCTATGATGCATGGCATTTGTATAACCACGAAAAATAAAAACCTGAGAGGCGTTTTGAGCatcttttttcttattttttatttttttattttttttttttttctttctttttgagACTCACTTTTAAGATTCCCTCCCGCACTACCTATTCAAACTACACGGTTGTTGTATGTATAATTCTCTGTAGATGAAATAGAGAGGCCCAGCTTACACGAAGCGTTTCAGAGCTCCCAAACTGGTGTCTTAGGTCGTGTTTGTCACTCGAAAATATGTATTGCTTCGCTGAagtgtcacaggctatggcctggatcttggttgtcggccatgccctcaacctggttctaaataaggtttctgcaacatcagtatacagcctcggaattgTGGCCTCGgagcttaggaaaggagatccgtcctcataacttcgggaaagggatccgtcggcatacaggtccgggaagtcagaaaggttgataaagggaggaggaagatatctgcgcttctatcttttgtttctttctctaagcttgtgatactcgtttatacaggacagccagttgaaaataatactgcctacgcccgttacatGAAGTATGATAAACTGTCCAAGTAGGATTTTCTGGGGGACATATTGTGCCCAAGTAGACTCCACTTTGACACTATGCAATACGGGGAGGAGAATAGGTATAAGGAAGTTTAATCCCTCGCTTGGTGTGCTTGTCCCTGGGAGCCATGGATATGCCGCTCCTCTATCTCAACAGTCACAACCTCTCATAAGTTCGCCACTTTCAAAGGGAAGCTTCAATCAAGAAACTACTTGAAAGAGAGTCTAGTGTCCcttccagccttccaatGCTGCTTACCTCGCCCGGGGAGCCATGATCTGCGCGCAGAAGATACAAAAGTAAAGTAATAACCCATTATACCAACCTGACAGGATGAAACCGCTTGACAGGTCTCATCCATCGTAGAACTAAACGATAACTGGGAAGGCACAGGGAGAAAAAGTGGGTCGTAGGGTCTTTCGACCTTTGAATATCATAAACCTCAGGAATCCTAAACAACAACTCAAGGGTTGAGACGTAGGTATATTCTACAAGATTGATTGGCCAATTTTCTTTTGGGCGGCCTACACCTGTTCCGTACCCGGAACTTTGTTTGGATCGGGTGGGCCCGTGCGGGCCTGTATGAGGAAGTATAAGACCAAACTACATGATAGCAGAAACTGGAAGGATAAATGTCGGAGACAGGAACCTGGTCATGCAAGGGCAGACCCCAGGGGCTGGGACCTATGTACAATACTCCGGCCTAAAGCGTAGCATGACAACTCATCTTTGTGGGCTTGAATCTTCAGCAACTTGTTATGCGACTCAACTTTTCAGCCCACAGAATAAACCACATCTTTTTCTGTCTTCgtattcttttcttgtccCAGTGTCTGGTGTTGTCTGCCTTTTTGGTGAGATTTTTGGACGCAGTCACTGAGTAGTTCTTGTTTCCAATTATATCTGTCGATGAAAAGGCCGCTGAGGTCTGGCCACTGATGCTAAATATATTAGAGATGATACTTCAGTTGCG carries:
- a CDS encoding uncharacterized protein (transcript_id=CADANIAT00008436); this translates as MRRVERNGKLAPGCPWSIRQTGVYQKLVQPADSSQEAISTFFLVAPSSAIESDLMRNLGDITNNVKAAFLIHKSIVAESLAGWMDYMCWLEEQLTKKSTRVMATPNELEEDRHELRQLGDNITDLRVVLQTKVLTIRRLKKDYQRYCSIRCKDSRNCKCGQIIQEFEEYVDEAQMYLERAAVLQDRVQSVQNLLSDLLGYEELRTLRELMAHTVQGSTAMEQVAVIGLVFIPATLVENFFSTEFVKNDSDGLRVSGQVWIMVAVAVPMTVCVLVFWRLWLRYEFFRLRPLRLARRSLKALVKAKRSKDEDPGMKV
- a CDS encoding protein ffkD (transcript_id=CADANIAT00008437), whose translation is MDMFLNYLAQVAYLCFHLLGAASRLVFQPRPADYVRHLADQPSNDRPSRSTLHNEELIGSRADGALQRLQEGLKAYRLTASIEAPQKFIPRSHLQRLVRESVQEILREQSIVEDKKIPLFSQLISEEATQLFATLVDVKKEHHIIDFLEEGIRDKSLPFVRTRKLRRLGSGLLTRQKKPIQTINDWDWQSIEALENKQYRVLSPVFRSGAHYELDNLHILPFIEQETEVENVPMEAGGYGEVSRECIHPDHHEFQTSPARDGLVVAVKRVFRKADFGLERKVYLDLGPIRHPHLIELLFTFRKKDKYQLVFPWADGNLKDYWERSPVPEFTRDLLLWSLEQMAGMASGLACFHEFTNPAHGHTRFGRHGDIKAQNILWFHAENVLKIADLGVANVRGRDSRSNIPPSTVADSPTYSPPDIQRQQHISRKWDIWSLGCLYLEYITYLVLGCPAILRFSSLRREPSSQYPELFTDEFYATDYESVKPSVNDWVAQLQQNSRCSCVLHDLLNLIMTEMIVIDSPTLEVPHSGCTRK